Proteins found in one Triticum aestivum cultivar Chinese Spring chromosome 4D, IWGSC CS RefSeq v2.1, whole genome shotgun sequence genomic segment:
- the LOC123096395 gene encoding uncharacterized protein, whose protein sequence is MDSELADFAASYFGEEEAVKKPDSSPSAGERKVLILHRPTITQDPPFLNPPTYGYPDGGGDQPSFVLIEPHAYFADRLNATTADCGLEGLGLRGKIKVTFCTAQPPQVSYLCVHATDYDHTAFAYPPHIVATETEGGLVLLSVVVGGRPSYASPRLKQHYFVYNASVPELKHIKQPGDDHPVNDHSFAIVSNGKPDCTFVLAAQADRFGHGNPSHLCLYQSGTNSWSKVLVNVDSVPYQLTTYKAITIKGDLGLVAWVDLSHMITFCNVLDKSPKLRFLRLPTEPQYAIGSPAVRDVSLLNGSIRFVELLHHNHGWKATIWSIKTGVFSKKAWHIHHELELDSSNIPEPSLPKLNVHEGVTAQPTLSTLDIGLPKLSLQDDCILYLLAKIDYRDMEHTAWVLAVDMKNKTVKRVAEFSPKRSIALSTGYDSSRISKYLKVGPGKGVNTEMTCDPPLARS, encoded by the exons ATGGACAGCGAGCTGGCTGATTTTGCTGCTTCTTACTTCGGCgaggaggaagccgtcaagaagCCTGACAGCAGTCCATCCGCAGGAGAGCGGAAGGTATTGATTTTACACAGGCCCACAATCACACAGGATCCCCCATTCCTGAATCCCCCTACTTATGGCTACCCGGACGGCGGTGGCGACCAGCCAAGCTTCGTCCTCATCGAGCCACACGCCTACTTTGCCGACCGCCTCAACGCCACCACCGCCGACTGCGGCTTGGAGGGTCTCGGTCTCCGGGGGAAAATCAAGGTCACCTTCTGCACCGCCCAACCGCCGCAAGTCTCCTACCTCTGCGTCCATGCCACCGACTACGACCACACCGCGTTCGCCTACCCGCCTCACATAGTCGCCACAGAGACTGAGGGCGGCCTCGTCCTTCTATCCGTCGTAGTCGGTGGCCGCCCATCCTATGCCTCGCCTCGCCTCAAACAACACTACTTTGTCTACAACGCAAGCGTCCCTGAGCTCAAGCACATCAAGCAGCCGGGCGACGACCACCCAGTCAACGATCACTCCTTTGCCATTGTGAGCAATGGCAAACCTGATTGCACCTTCGTCCTTGCCGCACAAGCTGATAGGTTTGGGCATGGCAATCCTTCTCACCTCTGCCTGTATCAATCTGGTACCAACTCCTGGAGCAAAGTGCTGGTGAATGTCGATTCAGTCCCCTACCAGCTCACCACATACAAGGCAATCACCATAAAAGGAGATTTAGGCCTAGTAGCCTGGGTTGATCTCTCACATATGATCACCTTCTGCAACGTGCTGGACAAAAGCCCCAAGCTCCGTTTCTTAAGACTACCGACCGAGCCGCAGTATGCAATTGGATCGCCGGCTGTTCGGGATGTTTCCCTCCTTAATGGCTCCATCAGGTTTGTTGAGCTGCTGCACCACAACCATGGTTGGAAGGCCACAATATGGAGCATCAAGACTGGTGTCTTCTCCAAAAAGGCTTGGCACATCCATCATGAGCTTGAGCTTGATTCCTCTAATATACCTGAACCATCGCTGCCTAAGCTGAACGTCCATGAAGGTGTCACAGCTCAGCCAACCTTGTCGACTCTCGACATTGGCCTGCCCAAGCTGAGTCTCCAAGATGATTGCATTCTTTACCTCCTAGCCAAGATTGACTATCGTGACATGGAACACACAGCATGGGTGCTTGCTGTTGACATGAAGAACAAGACTGTCAAGAGAGTGGCCGAGTTTAGCCCCAAAAGGTCTATCGCCTTGTCCACCGGCTACGATTCAAGTAGGATCTCCAAATATCTCAAAGTTGGTCCAG GTAAAGGCGTGAATACGGAAATGACCTGTGATCCCCCCCTTGCAAGAAGCTGA